From the Halalkalicoccus sp. CGA53 genome, one window contains:
- a CDS encoding ABC transporter substrate-binding protein yields MSGKLTIGRRTVLRYAGAGAVSAILAGCVGDEEPDPNEEEDEEAEDSDGASDEASDPDEEGITVVQDAIGTTLDPHAHREAVTTRTLSQTYEGLIRRDRDAEIIAVLATDYERVDDETVRFEIREDVEFHDGSELTPEDVAYSIRRMVDPDVGIASPQADQLSGVVGAEVTDDGAVDVLMDTVNPAVFSLFAAYMTVVSEEWVESRDPDEVATDMNGTGPYRIEEYEEDVELSLTRFEGYWDDEPAIPAVTFQGQPETSTRYSALAAGEADFITDLHPDDAPSVEDDPERRVDSSPATRIVYVAMRYDVEPFDSVEFRQAMNYAIDLEAIIESVLSGFGEPTSQPSMEGFFGFNPDLDPYPYDPDRAAELVSESGYTDVDIELHTPIGDVFGDVEVAQAAAGYIDELEGVSCEVQQREFGSLVDELLDGDIETSPEMYLISWGNATFETSAIAMPPLSSTGAITSFSDEGVDDLFAQAEAEPDLDEREELYFEINERLHELAPWVFLHQHYNIYGIDERIEWEPRIDEQIYVREMGLR; encoded by the coding sequence ATGAGTGGTAAGCTCACGATCGGGCGGCGAACGGTGTTGCGGTACGCGGGTGCCGGCGCGGTCTCGGCCATTCTCGCGGGGTGTGTCGGCGACGAGGAGCCCGATCCGAACGAGGAGGAAGACGAGGAAGCGGAGGACTCCGACGGTGCGTCCGACGAGGCGAGCGACCCCGACGAGGAGGGGATCACGGTCGTGCAGGACGCGATCGGGACGACGCTCGACCCGCACGCCCACCGCGAGGCGGTGACGACGCGGACGCTCTCACAGACCTACGAGGGGCTGATCCGTCGGGATCGGGACGCCGAGATCATCGCCGTGCTCGCGACGGACTACGAGCGGGTCGACGACGAGACGGTCCGCTTCGAGATCCGAGAGGACGTCGAGTTCCACGACGGCTCGGAGCTGACCCCCGAGGACGTCGCCTACAGCATCCGCCGGATGGTCGATCCGGACGTAGGAATCGCGAGCCCGCAGGCCGATCAGCTCTCGGGAGTGGTCGGCGCGGAGGTGACCGACGACGGCGCGGTCGACGTGCTGATGGACACGGTGAACCCGGCGGTCTTCTCGCTGTTCGCCGCCTACATGACCGTCGTGAGCGAGGAGTGGGTCGAGTCGCGCGACCCGGACGAGGTCGCGACCGACATGAACGGGACCGGACCGTACCGGATCGAGGAGTACGAAGAGGACGTCGAACTCTCGCTCACCCGGTTCGAGGGGTACTGGGACGACGAGCCCGCGATCCCGGCGGTGACCTTCCAGGGCCAGCCCGAGACGAGCACCCGGTACAGCGCGCTCGCCGCGGGCGAGGCCGACTTCATCACCGACCTCCACCCCGACGACGCACCGAGCGTCGAGGACGACCCGGAGCGGCGGGTGGACTCCTCGCCGGCGACCCGGATCGTCTACGTCGCGATGCGCTACGACGTCGAGCCCTTCGACAGCGTCGAGTTCCGTCAGGCGATGAACTACGCGATCGACCTGGAGGCGATCATCGAGTCGGTACTCTCGGGCTTCGGCGAGCCGACGAGTCAGCCCTCGATGGAGGGCTTCTTCGGGTTCAACCCCGACCTGGACCCCTACCCGTACGACCCGGATCGGGCCGCGGAGCTAGTGAGTGAAAGCGGCTACACCGACGTCGACATCGAACTGCACACCCCGATCGGCGACGTCTTCGGCGACGTCGAGGTCGCCCAGGCCGCGGCGGGCTACATCGACGAGCTGGAGGGCGTCTCCTGTGAGGTCCAACAGCGCGAGTTCGGCTCGCTCGTCGACGAACTGCTCGACGGCGATATCGAGACCTCCCCCGAGATGTACCTGATCAGCTGGGGCAACGCCACCTTCGAGACGAGCGCGATCGCGATGCCGCCGCTCTCCTCGACCGGAGCGATCACGTCCTTCAGCGACGAGGGGGTAGACGACCTCTTCGCGCAGGCCGAAGCCGAGCCGGACCTCGACGAGAGAGAGGAGCTCTACTTCGAGATCAACGAACGGCTCCACGAGCTCGCGCCGTGGGTCTTCCTCCACCAGCACTACAACATCTACGGGATCGACGAGCGGATCGAGTGGGAGCCGCGGATCGACGAACAGATCTACGTCCGCGAGATGGGGCTCCGGTAA